Proteins found in one Triticum urartu cultivar G1812 chromosome 4, Tu2.1, whole genome shotgun sequence genomic segment:
- the LOC125551554 gene encoding splicing factor SF3a60 homolog: MASSVLEATRAAHEDIERLERLVVRELQRDPANARDRLFQSHRVRHMLDLVISTSDKLVEIYEDKDGARKDEISSHLTAPVQSDIFPKYYERLKEIRDYHRRNHSARFISETDDYEELLKEEPAIEFTGEEAFGRYLDLHELYNEFINSKFGSLMEYSAYVGTFAQTEKILHSLKATRQYKEYLEHILEYLMSFMYRTEPLQDIDKIFTKLQSEFEEQWANGEVPGWENKGTEKKSESQESAVDLDYYNIVEELVELGPEKLKEALTARGLKGGGTVQQRAERLFLLKHTPLEQLDRKHFAKGDDLKKEIALVEVKMKRLCEILDEVIVRTKENAEKKLTLTYEEMEAEREEEEVQADSESDDEDQQIYNPLKLPMGWDGKPIPYWLYKLHGLGQEFKCEICGNHSYWGRRDYERHFKEWRHQHGMRCLGIPNTKNFNEITSIEEAKALWERIQAKQGLNKWRPDLEEEYEDKDGNIYNKKTYTDLQRQGLI; encoded by the exons ATGGCATCGTCAGTGCTGGAGGCCACACGAGCGGCGCACGAGGACATCGAGCGGTTAGAACGCCTGGTGGTGCGCGAGCTGCAGCGAGATCCCGCCAATGCCCGCGACCGCCTCTTCCAGTCCCACCGCGTCCGCCACATGCTCGACCTCGTCATCTCCACCTCCGACAAGCTC GTTGAAATCTACGAAGACAAGGACGGTGCTAGGAAGGATGAGATCTCCTCCCATCTTACCGCGCCGGTGCAAAGCGACATCTTCCCCAAGTACTATGAAAGGCTCAAAGAG ATCCGTGATTACCATAGGCGGAATCACTCTGCCCGTTTCATCAGCGAAACTGACGATTATGAGGAGCTACTAAAGGAGGAACCGGCTATTGAATTCACTGGCGAG GAGGCATTTGGCCGGTACTTGGACTTACATGAGCTCTACAATGAGTTCATAAATTCCAAGTTTGGATCGCTAATGGAATACTCAGCATACGTTGGTACTTTTGCTCAGACTGAAAAAATCTTGCATAGTCTAAAAGCTACCAG GCAATACAAAGAATATTTGGAGCATATTTTGGAATACCTGATGTCATTTATGTATCGTACAGAGCCATTGCAAGATATTGATAAGATTTTTACAAAG TTGCAAAGTGAGTTCGAAGAACAGTGGGCCAATGGCGAAGTACCTGGATGGGAGAATAAGGGCACAGAGAAAAAATCTGAATCGCAAGAGTCTGCAGTAGACCTCGATTACTACAATATTGTTGAAGAGCTTGTAGAGCTTGGTCCGGAAAAGTTGAAAGAG GCTTTAACTGCTCGTGGATTGAAGGGTGGCGGCACTGTTCAACAGCGTGCTGAGCGCCTTTTCTTGCTGAAG CATACACCCTTGGAACAATTGGATCGTAAGCATTTTGCCAAAGGTGATGATTTGAAGAAGGAAATTGCTTTGGTTGAAGTGAAGATGAAGCGCTTATGTGAGATTCTCGATGAG GTCATTGTAAGAACAAAGGAAAATGCGGAGAAGAAGCTGACTTTGACCTATGAAGAAATGGAAGCAGAACGGGAAGAA GAAGAAGTACAAGCTGATAGTGAAAGTGATGACGAAGACCAACAAATCTACAACCCTCTCAAGTTACCAATGGGTTGGGACGGGAAACCTATCCCCTATTGGCTCTATAAGCTTCACGGTCTTGGTCAG GAATTCAAGTGCGAGATATGTGGTAACCACAGTTACTGGGGGCGAAGGGACTATGAGCGCCATTTCAAAGAGTGGCGCCATCAGCATGGGATGCGATGCCTTGGTATTCCTAATACCAAGAACTTCAACGAAATTACATCCATTGAG GAGGCGAAAGCACTGTGGGAGAGGATACAAGCAAAGCAAGGGCTGAACAAGTGGCGGCCAGACTTGGAAGAGGAGTACGAAGACAAGGATGGCAACATCTACAACAAAAAGACGTACACTGACCTGCAGCGCCAAGGCCTGATATAG